From Mytilus galloprovincialis chromosome 9, xbMytGall1.hap1.1, whole genome shotgun sequence, the proteins below share one genomic window:
- the LOC143044883 gene encoding uncharacterized protein LOC143044883 isoform X1: MKFKCTCLLPVFLFINIYILSFNGAVAQPTKVASTGSTSSQPPTITGSSSKSTTNTTTSVSRTTLSNATYASENIVISTEQTTMNDSSNDNNDTNNVTPSSISVNQDKTTSASTPQPSVETTVTATSIRVTAKTTLIPANKTTIKTAMQTASTITQSISTGTTTNSTSATPATTKLSTSQSSTASSTLSTPPTTKPITTLDSTTRSKPPTPTTKNPKTAATTNQTTPLTKTTVVNSQTPVLNSATPSTTGHTTIGTNNTEISDQSTTESTAESTTFTTLNTTVITSPSIEKLTVSSSSSASTSPASSKSTTSSTTGSSPIASSSTESSSVRATKPQHGSQGKSSGMSKGGQAALAIFIILVVVAIAVVSVLFYRRKYGSLRDRWDTLRPNSSVAYKRYTDDEGIKMGVYGN, encoded by the exons ATGAAGTTCAAGTGTACATGTTTGTTACCGGTGTTTCTCTtcatcaatatttatatattgtctTTCAATG GAGCTGTGGCACAACCCACAAAAGTCGCATCTACTGGTTCAACCTCGTCGCAACCTCCTACGATCACAGGTTCATCATCAAAATCCACCACAAATACAACTACATCTGTAAGCCGCACAACATTAAGCAATGCCACTTATGCTAGTGAAAATATCGTTATTTCAACTGAACAGACTACGATGAACGATTCAAGTAACGATAACAATGATACAAACAACGTAACACCTTCATCGATATCGGTCAATCAAGACAAAACAACTAGTGCTTCGACACCACAACCGAGTGTTGAAACGACAGTTACAGCTACGAGTATACGAGTAACTGCGAAAACGACTTTGATTCCTGCAAACAAAACGACAATAAAAACAGCAATGCAAACGGCAAGTACTATCACACAAAGTATTTCGACAGGAACAACGACAAATTCTACATCAGCGACTCCCGCTACGACAAAACTAAGTACTTCGCAAAGTTCAACAGCGAGTTCGACATTGTCGACTCCACCTACGACAAAACCAATTACTACGCTAGATTCAACAACACGTTCTAAACCTCCGACTCCTACTACTAAAAATCCAAAAACAGCAGCAACAACAAATCAAACAACACCATTAACAAAAACGACAGTTGTAAACAGTCAGACACCTGTTTTAAATTCAGCCACTCCTTCAACGACAGGACACACAACGATTGGAACAAACAACACTGAAATAAGTGACCAATCAACAACAGAATCAACAGCAGAATCAACAACCTTTACAACACTAAACACTACAGTAATAACATCTCCCAGTATTGAAAAACTAACTGTAAGTAGTTCGTCGTCTGCAAGCACTTCGCCAGCATCTTCCAAAAGTACGACATCATCGACGACCGGAAGTTCACCGATAGCTTCAAGTTCGACTGAATCAAGCTCTGTAAGAGCAACAAAACCACAACATGGTAGTCAGGGGAAGTCGAGTGGGATGAGTAAAGGTGGTCAAGCGGCTCTTGCAATCTTCATTATACTTGTTGTGGTGGCTATTGCAGTTGTAAGCGTACTGTTTTACAGACG AAAGTATGGCAGTCTCCGAGATCGATGGGATACTCTGAGACCTAATTCTTCTGTGGCATATAAAAGATACACCGATGATGAAGGAATAAAAATGGGGGTTTACGGAAACTGA
- the LOC143044883 gene encoding uncharacterized protein LOC143044883 isoform X2 has product MNDSSNDNNDTNNVTPSSISVNQDKTTSASTPQPSVETTVTATSIRVTAKTTLIPANKTTIKTAMQTASTITQSISTGTTTNSTSATPATTKLSTSQSSTASSTLSTPPTTKPITTLDSTTRSKPPTPTTKNPKTAATTNQTTPLTKTTVVNSQTPVLNSATPSTTGHTTIGTNNTEISDQSTTESTAESTTFTTLNTTVITSPSIEKLTVSSSSSASTSPASSKSTTSSTTGSSPIASSSTESSSVRATKPQHGSQGKSSGMSKGGQAALAIFIILVVVAIAVVSVLFYRRKYGSLRDRWDTLRPNSSVAYKRYTDDEGIKMGVYGN; this is encoded by the exons ATGAACGATTCAAGTAACGATAACAATGATACAAACAACGTAACACCTTCATCGATATCGGTCAATCAAGACAAAACAACTAGTGCTTCGACACCACAACCGAGTGTTGAAACGACAGTTACAGCTACGAGTATACGAGTAACTGCGAAAACGACTTTGATTCCTGCAAACAAAACGACAATAAAAACAGCAATGCAAACGGCAAGTACTATCACACAAAGTATTTCGACAGGAACAACGACAAATTCTACATCAGCGACTCCCGCTACGACAAAACTAAGTACTTCGCAAAGTTCAACAGCGAGTTCGACATTGTCGACTCCACCTACGACAAAACCAATTACTACGCTAGATTCAACAACACGTTCTAAACCTCCGACTCCTACTACTAAAAATCCAAAAACAGCAGCAACAACAAATCAAACAACACCATTAACAAAAACGACAGTTGTAAACAGTCAGACACCTGTTTTAAATTCAGCCACTCCTTCAACGACAGGACACACAACGATTGGAACAAACAACACTGAAATAAGTGACCAATCAACAACAGAATCAACAGCAGAATCAACAACCTTTACAACACTAAACACTACAGTAATAACATCTCCCAGTATTGAAAAACTAACTGTAAGTAGTTCGTCGTCTGCAAGCACTTCGCCAGCATCTTCCAAAAGTACGACATCATCGACGACCGGAAGTTCACCGATAGCTTCAAGTTCGACTGAATCAAGCTCTGTAAGAGCAACAAAACCACAACATGGTAGTCAGGGGAAGTCGAGTGGGATGAGTAAAGGTGGTCAAGCGGCTCTTGCAATCTTCATTATACTTGTTGTGGTGGCTATTGCAGTTGTAAGCGTACTGTTTTACAGACG AAAGTATGGCAGTCTCCGAGATCGATGGGATACTCTGAGACCTAATTCTTCTGTGGCATATAAAAGATACACCGATGATGAAGGAATAAAAATGGGGGTTTACGGAAACTGA